The nucleotide window GGGCCGCTGACGGTGGCGCAGAATTTGCTGCTTGGCCAGCGAGGGACGCAGGCAGGACGTGTCAATGCGCGTGCCAATGGCCGTGAAACTGGGCATGGCCATGTCCAAGCTCCTGTGCGGACAAACCGTGCGTTGACATTGGATGAGGCCTTCGAGCGCTTTGAGGAACTGGCACCACGCCGGCATGCACCATCGGCATCGCTCTCCGGCGGCGAGCAACAACTGCTGTCGCTGTGCCGGGCGTTGATGGCCGGTCCCGATTTGCTGATCGTGGATGAGCCGACCGAAGGACTGGCACCGCGTGTGGTGGCGCGAATCGGCCGTATCCTGACCGAACTGCGTGCTTCGGGTGTGGCCGTCCTGCTGATCGAGCAAAAGCTGTCGCTCGCGCTCAGCTGCGCACAACGGGTGGCGGTGATGGGGCGCGGTGCACTGGTGTTCGAGGGGACACCCGATGAACTGGCACGAGCCCACGAAATTCGTGCCGAATGGCTTGAAGTCTAGCTGCGCTAGAATCGAACGATCGTTTCGCCGCACTGCGCTGGGTCACGCGCTGGCGGTACCCCCAACGACACCAACAATAAGGAAAGAGACAACGATGAGCACGGCATATGAAGTCCGTGACGGCGTAGCCGTCATCACGCTGGAGAATCCCCCGGTCAACGGGCTGGGACACGCAACGCGTGCCGGCATCGCCGAAGGGCTGGCCAATGCACAGGCCGACGCGCAAGTGCGTGCCATCGTGCTGATCGGCGGCGGCAAAGCATTCTCCGGCGGTGCCGATATTCGTGAATTCAATACGCCGAAAGCGACCCAAAGTCCGCTGCTCGTCGATGTGATCAATGCGCTGGACGCTTGTGCGAAACCGGTGGTCGCCGCCGTGCATGCCGTGGCCATGGGCGGCGGACTGGAACTCGCGCTCGCGTGCCACTACCGCGTGGCGCTGCCCGGCGCGCAAATCGCGCTGCCCGAGGTCAAGCTGGGGCTGCTGCCCGGCGCGGGTGGTACGCAGCGCCTGCCGCGCGCGATTGGCGTGACGCGTGCGCTCGATATGGTGGTCACGGGCAAAGTCGTCAAGTCGGAAGCGCTCGTCGGCTCGCTGTTTGCCAAGTTGTTCGAAGGCACGCACGACGATCTTCTGGCGGGTGCGATTGCCTTCGCGAACGATGTGGCAGCACGCGGCGAAGCATTGCCGCGCCTGCGCGACGTTGAGATCGACGACGCTGACGGCTCGACACAAACAGCTATCGACGCCGCACGCGAGAAGGTGCTGCGCGAGCAACCGCATTTCCCCGCGCCCCAGAAATGTGTGGCAGCCGTTGAAGCCGCGCTCGCGCGCCCGTTCGACGAAGGCGTGAAGTTTGAGCGTGAATGCTTCGTTTCACTGGTGACGTCGCCGGAGTCGAAAGCCCTGCGTCACGCCTTTCTAGGTGAACGTGCGGCGGCCAAGATCGCCGACGTGCCCGACGACACGCCCGTGCGCACCATCGATCGTGTGGCGGTGATCGGTGCGGGCACGATGGGCAGCGGTATCGCGATGACGTTTGCGAATGCGGGCATCCCCGTGACGCTTGTCGATACGACTGACAGCGCACTCGCGCGCGGTTTCGATGCGATGCGAGGTAACTACGCACGCGCGGTAACGCGTGGTCGGATGGCGGCTGACGAGGCGCAGAAACGGCTCGCACGCATTCACGGCAGCGCCGACTTCAACGCAGTGGCCGACGCCGATCTGATCGTTGAAGCGGTGTATGAAGACATGTCGATCAAGCAGGTGGTGTTCCGCGAGCTCGACAAGGTGGCAAAGCCGGGGGCAATTCTCGCATCCAACACCTCCACGCTGGATCTGGACGCGCTGGCGGCCACCACCGGGCGTGCGCAAGACGTCATCGGCATGCATTTCTTCAGTCCCGCCAATATCATGCGGCTGCTCGAAGTCGTGCGAGGTGCTCACACGGGCAAGGACGTGCTGGCGACAGTCATGAAGCTGGCCAAGCGCATCGGCAAGCTTGCCGTCGTGGCGCGCGTTTGCGATGGGTTTATCGGCAACCGCATGCTTGAGCCGTATTTCAAGCAATCGCAGTGGATGGTGGAGCAGGGGGCGTCTCCCGCGCAGATCGATGCCGCCATCGAGCGCTTCGGGTTCGCAATGGGCCCGTTCCGCACCAGCGATCTGGCGGGCAATGACGTGAGCTGGGCCATTCGCAAGCGTCGTCATGCCGAGCAGCCGGGGCTGGTCTATCCGAAAATTGCCGACGTACTTTGCGAAGCGGGCCGATACGGTCAGAAGACGCACGCGGGCTGGTACAACTACGCCGATAGTGACCGCACGCCGCGTGAGTCAGCCGAAGTCGGACAGATGATTGACGACTATCGTCGCGAGCACGGCATCGTGCCGCACTCGTTCACCGATGACGAAATCGTCGAACGGCTCGTTTATGCGCTGGTCAACGAAGGCGCCAAGGTGCTGGCCGATGGCACGGCGGCGCGCGCGTCCGATATCGATATGGTGTACCTGAACGGTTACGGATTCCCGTTGTGGCGGGGCGGGCCGATGCTCTACGCCGATACCGTGGGGTTGGATAAGGTGCTGGCGCGTGTGCGCGAGTTCGAAGCCGGTGTGCACGGCGAAGACTGGACGCCAGCGGCGCGCCTTGTCGAACTGGCCGAGAGCGGCAAGCGATTTAACGGATGAGTGGATACGCAGGTCACCGGGTAGCCGGATAAGTGGATAGGCAGGCAGCGGGGGAGCCCGGTAACCGGTGAGCCAGCAGGAGAATGCAATGAAACCGATGGACGAAGTCTTGCTCGTGATCGACGTGCAG belongs to Pandoraea norimbergensis and includes:
- a CDS encoding ABC transporter ATP-binding protein, whose protein sequence is MLEVIDLTAGYGGARVLNGVTMHVAPGEIVAVLGRNGAGRSTLARAIMGQLPRQGDIRWQGQSLASLAPHQIARLGIGYVPETRDVFGPLTVAQNLLLGQRGTQAGRVNARANGRETGHGHVQAPVRTNRALTLDEAFERFEELAPRRHAPSASLSGGEQQLLSLCRALMAGPDLLIVDEPTEGLAPRVVARIGRILTELRASGVAVLLIEQKLSLALSCAQRVAVMGRGALVFEGTPDELARAHEIRAEWLEV
- a CDS encoding 3-hydroxyacyl-CoA dehydrogenase NAD-binding domain-containing protein, which gives rise to MSTAYEVRDGVAVITLENPPVNGLGHATRAGIAEGLANAQADAQVRAIVLIGGGKAFSGGADIREFNTPKATQSPLLVDVINALDACAKPVVAAVHAVAMGGGLELALACHYRVALPGAQIALPEVKLGLLPGAGGTQRLPRAIGVTRALDMVVTGKVVKSEALVGSLFAKLFEGTHDDLLAGAIAFANDVAARGEALPRLRDVEIDDADGSTQTAIDAAREKVLREQPHFPAPQKCVAAVEAALARPFDEGVKFERECFVSLVTSPESKALRHAFLGERAAAKIADVPDDTPVRTIDRVAVIGAGTMGSGIAMTFANAGIPVTLVDTTDSALARGFDAMRGNYARAVTRGRMAADEAQKRLARIHGSADFNAVADADLIVEAVYEDMSIKQVVFRELDKVAKPGAILASNTSTLDLDALAATTGRAQDVIGMHFFSPANIMRLLEVVRGAHTGKDVLATVMKLAKRIGKLAVVARVCDGFIGNRMLEPYFKQSQWMVEQGASPAQIDAAIERFGFAMGPFRTSDLAGNDVSWAIRKRRHAEQPGLVYPKIADVLCEAGRYGQKTHAGWYNYADSDRTPRESAEVGQMIDDYRREHGIVPHSFTDDEIVERLVYALVNEGAKVLADGTAARASDIDMVYLNGYGFPLWRGGPMLYADTVGLDKVLARVREFEAGVHGEDWTPAARLVELAESGKRFNG